Sequence from the Rhodococcus jostii RHA1 genome:
GGACAACTCCCCGAGTCGGACGTGGAGCCGCTGCATTCGCCGGCCTGCCTCGGGTACATCTCCTACCTGACGGCCGTCGCCGCCACCGAGCCGTACGCGGTGGCCGCCGCGGCGGTGCTGCCCTGCTTCTGGATCTACGCCGACGTCGGGCACCGGCTCGCGGCGAGCGCCCGCGAGGTGCTTTCCGCCGACCCGTCGCACCCGTACGCACAGTGGGTGACCACCTACGACGCGGAGGAGTTCCACGCCGCCGTCGCGAGGGCCCGCGAACTCGTGGATGCCGCGGCCGAGGCCGCGACCGACGCCCAGCGCGAGGCGATGACGGAGGCGTTCGTGATCGCCAGCCGCTACGAACTCATGTTCTGGGACACCGCTCTCAACAAGCAGGAATGGCCGGCGTCGTGACACTCTTCTCTCGTACCAAGCGCGCTGCCACCGCAGCCATCGTCCTGGTCTCCGCCCTGTCGCTGCTCACCGGTTGCGCCGGTGACTCGCAGTCCGGCGACACCATCCGGTTCGCACTCGACTGGACACCGAACACCAACCACACCGGCCTGTTCGTCGCCCAGCAGGAAGGCTGGTTCGCGGACGCCGGCCTCGATGTGCAGGTGCTGCCCTACAACGACACCTCGCCCGACACCCTGGTCGACGCCGGTAACGCGGAGTTCGGGGTGAGCTTCCAGAGTTCCGCGACGTTCTCGAAGGCCGCGGGCGCACAGACCACGTCGGTGATGGCTCCGCTGCAGCACTGGGCGACGGGCATCGCGGTGAAGGCGGATCGCGCCGACATCACCCGCCCCCGGGATCTGGACGGCAAGATCTACGCCGGGTTCGCGGATCCGGACGGCGAGGAGACGCTGAAGCAGATCATCCGGAACGACGGCGGCAAGGGCGAATTCACCACCGTCACGCTCGGCACCTCGGCGTACGAGGCCGTGTACTCCGGCACCGCCGACTTCACCGTCTCGTTCTTCGGCTGGGAGGGCATCGAGGCCGAGCACCAGGGCACCCCGATGCGCTACTTCCACTACACCGACTACGGCTTCCCGGATGCGTACGCGCTCGTCATCGAGGGCAACGAGCAATGGATGGCCGACCATCCCGAGCAGGCCCGCAAGTTCGTCCAGGCCCTGCAGCGCGGATACCAGTTCGCCGCCGACCGGCCGGACGAGGCCGCGCAGATCCTGATCGACGCCAACCCCGGCGCCTTCACCGACGAGTCCCTCGTGCGGGAGAGCCAGCAGATGCTGTCCTCCGAGTACATGAAGGACAGTTCCGGCAAGGTCGGGACCCAGACGGCCGAGCAGTGGGCGGGGTACTCCGGTTTCCTGTTCAAGCACGGCCTGCTCACCGGCCCCGACGGGGCACCGCTGACCACGGAACCCGACTGGTCGACGTATTTCACCAATGAGTACCTCACTCAGCCCTGACCCGAGTCTGCGCACTACGGCCCCGGGCACCTCCCCGCTGCTGCGGCGGGTGCTGCCCGCGGTCGTGGTCGTGGCACTGCTGGTCGTCGCGTGGCAGGTGTACGTGACGGTCAGCGATATCCGGCCGCAGGTGCTGCCGTCGCCGCTGCGGGTGGTCCAGCAGGGTTGGCGGGCGCGGGACGCCATCTCCGGTCACGCCTCCGCGACACTGCAGGTGACGCTGATCGGGTTCGCCGTCTCCCTGCTCTTCGCGTGGGCCCTCGCGGTGCTCGTGGACTTCTCCCCGTGGCTGCGACGCGCGTTCGTTCCACTGTTCGT
This genomic interval carries:
- a CDS encoding TenA family protein; this translates as MNSSVQDAAGAGQHARFTDHLWDRTKVLREAIDELEFLRRLGDGTLPLDVFRTYIEQDFLYLTGYAKALSLVAAHAPGPVEAGFWAGSAAEAATVEATLHQNLLTSGQLPESDVEPLHSPACLGYISYLTAVAATEPYAVAAAAVLPCFWIYADVGHRLAASAREVLSADPSHPYAQWVTTYDAEEFHAAVARARELVDAAAEAATDAQREAMTEAFVIASRYELMFWDTALNKQEWPAS
- a CDS encoding ABC transporter substrate-binding protein, which produces MAGVVTLFSRTKRAATAAIVLVSALSLLTGCAGDSQSGDTIRFALDWTPNTNHTGLFVAQQEGWFADAGLDVQVLPYNDTSPDTLVDAGNAEFGVSFQSSATFSKAAGAQTTSVMAPLQHWATGIAVKADRADITRPRDLDGKIYAGFADPDGEETLKQIIRNDGGKGEFTTVTLGTSAYEAVYSGTADFTVSFFGWEGIEAEHQGTPMRYFHYTDYGFPDAYALVIEGNEQWMADHPEQARKFVQALQRGYQFAADRPDEAAQILIDANPGAFTDESLVRESQQMLSSEYMKDSSGKVGTQTAEQWAGYSGFLFKHGLLTGPDGAPLTTEPDWSTYFTNEYLTQP